A window of Hevea brasiliensis isolate MT/VB/25A 57/8 chromosome 14, ASM3005281v1, whole genome shotgun sequence contains these coding sequences:
- the LOC131172854 gene encoding protein ACCELERATED CELL DEATH 6-like, with amino-acid sequence MSDCPDCCDLTDNRGGNVLHFAVESGSFKGMRLITEKPSLANLINQKDKKGNTPVHLVAALGFEDCCLTEHHLVDKKAVNNKNLTALDVVLETKHKSKLPLPGLTARFLKNAGYKRGRPVIRLKSPDSMSIVDNELIRVFEETSKSHQIVATLIATVTFAAGFTVPGGYSGIDGPDEGTAILTRRLAFKTFLVTDTLALALSISVVLIHFLLALQPTNRKIFFLFTWAFIFTVVAMELMMVAFMTGVYAVMPHSSSGLAATICVIGSCFALLCIYLLKFCLCD; translated from the exons ATGTCAGACTGCCCAGATTGTTGCGACCTGACTGACAATAGAGGCGGGAATGTTCTCCATTTTGCTGTGGAAAGCGGCAGTTTTAAAGGAATGCGACTTATTACTGAAAAACCTTCCCTGGCCAACCTAATCAATCAGAAAGATAAAAAAGGGAACACTCCAGTCCATCTAGTCGCTGCTCTTGGCTTTGAAGATTGTTGTCTTACAGAACACCACCTAGTAGATAAAAAGGCCGTCAATAATAAGAATTTAACCGCTCTGGACGTGGTGCTAGAAACGAAGCATAAAAGCAAATTGCCATTACCG GGATTGACAGCAAGATTCTTAAAGAACGCTGGATATAAACGAGGTCGGCCTGTAATCCGGCTGAAATCACCTGATAGCATGTCAATAGTTGACAATGAGCTAATCCGTGTATTCGAGGAAACAAGTAAATCCCATCAGATAGTAGCCACTCTCATAGCAACAGTAACTTTTGCTGCAGGTTTCACCGTGCCTGGCGGTTATAGTGGTATCGATGGCCCTGACGAAGGAACAGCAATTTTAACCAGAAGATTAGCCTTCAAAACTTTCCTTGTAACCGATACCCTTGCGTTGGCCCTCTCCATATCTGTTGTGCTTATCCACTTCTTATTGGCATTGCAACCAACCAACAGAAAGATCTTTTTTCTGTTCACTTGGGCATTTATTTTCACTGTTGTTGCTATGGAATTAATGATGGTGGCGTTCATGACAGGTGTGTATGCAGTGATGCCACATTCCTCATCAGGTCTTGCGGCTACCATTTGTGTCATCGGAAGTTGTTTTGCCTTATTGTGTATCTACCTACTCAAGTTTTGTTTGTGTGATTAA
- the LOC131172853 gene encoding uncharacterized protein LOC131172853, whose translation MADSQAFPETQLASEINDQPERKDIITFMDAKWYNAAAEGQINPFKHYAGPLDLLRTPNKKYSPTSEPNIKGETPLHIAARLGHKNIVEFLIHSIKKAQFKDLERGAEASTSDKMLKKTSTDEDTALHEAVRNNHPQVVEILIRENPEFANIANAAGESPLYLAAARENNSIASKILKICLSPAYTGPNGRTALHEAVISGDADLTRKMLDKNSSLTREQDKEGWTLLHYASYFNLLPIVEMLLEDDNKSAAYIGEN comes from the exons ATGGCGGATTCCCAAGCGTTTCCCGAAACCCAATTAGCATCTGAGATCAATGATCAGCCCGAACGAAAAGACATAATCACTTTCATGGATGCTAAATGGTACAATGCTGCAGCAGAAGGCCAAATCAACCCGTTCAAACATTACGCAGGCCCTCTAGATCTTTTGCGCACCCCAAACAAAAAATACAGTCCTACAT CTGAGCCCAACATCAAAGGTGAAACCCCACTGCACATTGCAGCAAGATTGGGGCACAAAAATATAGTCGAATTTCTTATTCATAGCATCAAGAAGGCTCAATTCAAAGACCTTGAGAGAGGCGCAGAGGCATCAACAAGTGACAAGATGCTGAAGAAAACAAGCACAGACGAAGACACGGCCTTACATGAGGCTGTGAGAAATAATCATCCTCAAGTGGTGGAAATATTGATTAGAGAAAATCCCGAATTTGCGAACATAGCTAATGCCGCCGGAGAAAGCCCGCTTTACCTTGCAGCGGCGAGAGAGAACAATAGCATTGCTTCTAAGATATTGAAGATATGTCTCTCACCGGCATACACCGGTCCCAACGGTAGAACAGCTTTGCACGAAGCTGTGATAAGTGGAGATGCAG ATTTAACAAGAAAAATGCTGGATAAAAACAGCAGTCTGACCAGAGAACAAGACAAAGAAGGATGGACTCTGCTGCATTATGCTtcctacttcaatcttcttccaATTGTGGAAATGTTACTGGAAGATGATAATAAATCTGCTGCCTATATTGGCGAAAATTAA